A genomic region of Kribbella sp. NBC_00382 contains the following coding sequences:
- a CDS encoding metallophosphoesterase, whose translation MSFRGLATTTLKSAAVVTAVGAACVAYAAAVEVRWFTLRRVTVPVLPVGAAPLKVLHLSDLHLMPNQEKKIRWVNDLARLEPDLIVNTGDNISSPDSVLPLLRAYGALLDVPGVFVFGSNDYWKPHFKNPAKYLLPANKQRHKPHGPDLPYEEMRSSFTSAGWVDLNNERSTLKVNGLRLDFAGTDDPHIKRDRYSDVAGEVDPAADLSIGVTHAPYQRVLNGFVGDGYPLVLAGHTHGGQLAVPLYGALVTNCDLDASRVKGLSTWGFEGRQAALHVSAGLGTSPYAPVRFACRPEATLITLVPKAG comes from the coding sequence ATGAGTTTCCGGGGGCTTGCCACCACGACACTGAAGTCCGCTGCCGTTGTCACCGCGGTAGGCGCCGCCTGCGTCGCGTACGCGGCCGCCGTCGAGGTGCGGTGGTTCACGCTGCGGAGGGTGACCGTGCCGGTGCTGCCGGTGGGCGCCGCGCCGCTCAAGGTGCTGCACCTGTCCGACCTGCACCTGATGCCGAACCAGGAGAAGAAGATCCGCTGGGTCAACGACCTGGCCCGGCTCGAACCGGACCTGATCGTGAACACCGGCGACAACATCTCCAGCCCCGACTCGGTACTACCGCTGCTGCGCGCGTACGGGGCGCTGCTCGACGTACCGGGGGTATTCGTCTTCGGCTCGAACGACTATTGGAAGCCGCACTTCAAGAACCCGGCTAAGTACCTGCTGCCCGCCAACAAGCAGCGCCACAAGCCGCACGGCCCTGATCTGCCGTACGAGGAGATGCGCTCGTCGTTCACCAGCGCGGGCTGGGTCGACCTCAACAACGAGCGCTCCACCCTCAAGGTCAACGGGCTGCGCCTCGACTTCGCCGGCACCGACGACCCACACATCAAACGCGACCGGTACTCCGACGTCGCGGGCGAGGTGGATCCGGCAGCCGACCTCTCGATCGGGGTGACGCACGCGCCGTACCAACGGGTGCTGAATGGGTTCGTCGGCGACGGGTATCCGCTCGTCCTGGCCGGGCACACTCACGGCGGCCAGCTCGCGGTGCCGCTCTACGGCGCCCTGGTGACCAACTGCGACCTCGACGCGTCCCGGGTGAAGGGTTTGTCCACCTGGGGCTTCGAAGGGCGTCAGGCGGCACTGCACGTCTCGGCCGGATTGGGCACCTCGCCGTACGCCCCGGTGCGGTTCGCTTGCCGCCCGGAAGCGACCTTGATCACGCTGGTTCCCAAGGCCGGATAA
- a CDS encoding GatB/YqeY domain-containing protein, producing the protein MSNSELKQRLHDDMTAALKARDDLRKSVLRMALTAVTKQEVAGKEARELSDAEVLEVLTAEAKKRRESVTAYRDAGREELAVKEQAEADILAEYLPEQLTLEEITALVTETIAATGAAELGPRGIGKVMGALQPKVKGKADGGTVSAEVKRQLGA; encoded by the coding sequence ATGTCCAACTCCGAACTGAAGCAGCGCCTGCACGATGACATGACCGCCGCCCTGAAGGCGCGCGACGATCTCCGCAAGTCTGTCCTGCGGATGGCGCTGACGGCCGTGACCAAGCAAGAGGTGGCCGGCAAGGAGGCCCGCGAGCTGTCCGACGCGGAGGTTCTCGAGGTACTGACCGCCGAGGCGAAGAAGCGCCGCGAGTCGGTCACGGCGTACCGGGACGCCGGCCGCGAGGAACTGGCGGTCAAGGAGCAGGCCGAGGCCGACATCCTCGCCGAGTACCTGCCCGAGCAGCTCACCCTCGAGGAGATCACCGCCCTGGTCACCGAAACCATCGCCGCCACCGGAGCCGCCGAACTCGGCCCCCGCGGCATCGGCAAGGTGATGGGCGCCCTCCAGCCCAAGGTCAAGGGCAAGGCCGACGGCGGCACAGTCTCCGCCGAGGTCAAACGCCAACTCGGCGCCTAG